The Vitis vinifera cultivar Pinot Noir 40024 chromosome 12, ASM3070453v1 genome has a segment encoding these proteins:
- the LOC100251650 gene encoding protein ACCELERATED CELL DEATH 6, with amino-acid sequence MAEERDPVELGMALGADSNMKEDSVTAKKRAKRWAITAEASMEREKGMLDQDEDDLCVGEKLGFSDQSNRAKERDLVELGMALDADSNMKEDKETSKKWRADSTLISSDSTMEENPAPPEMWVPETSPIFADTKMAIDISSYFTMKECRASPWARESIMLGMPITAEASMEREKGTLDEDEDEDEDEDDLFVGMPISADANMETERTMLLVRNISAPSTHGPHAPADEDEDAEHKKLMDRRMHALATQGNVDGFIKILGSISSEQNPLLCQVSPRKNTCLHIAASFGHHDLAKYIVKECPDLIKNKNSKGDTALHIAARKRNLSFVKIVMDSCPSGGGASQDVEKAEPSLLGIGNKEGNTVLHEALINRCKQEEVVEILIKADPQVAYYPNKEGKSPLYLAAESHYFHVVEAIGNSEVEERMKNRDRKAVHGAIMGKNKEMLEKILAMRLVHQKDEDGRTPLHCAASIGYLEGVQMLLDQSNLDPYRTDSHGFCPIHVASMRGNVDIVKKLLQVSSDSVELLSKLGENILHVAARYGKDNVVNFVLKEERLENFINEKDKAGYTPLHLATMHRHPKVVSSLTWDKRVDVNLVNDLGQTALDIVLSVEPPTTFDQALIWTALKSAGARPAGNSKFPPNRRCKQYSESPKMDKYKDRVNTLLLVSTLVATVTFAAGFTMPGGYNSSDPNVGMAALLMRNMFQMFVICNTTAMYTSILAAIILIWAQLGDLNLMDTALRFALPFLGLALTAMSLGFMAGVYLVVSNLHWLAIVVVIIGIICLVGLLVPFFLLFLPSKSTNRILRHISYYPFLILVWASKSPEMKRED; translated from the exons ATGGCTGAGGAGAGGGATCCAGTAGAGTTGGGCATGGCACTCGGCGCAGATTCGAACATGAAAGAAGACAGCGTAACAGCTAAGAAGAGGGCAAAACGGTGGGCAATCACCGCAGAAGCGAGCATGGAAAGAGAGAAGGGGATGCTTGATCAAGATGAAGATGACTTGTGTGTAGGTGAGAAGTTGGGATTCTCCGATCAATCAAACAGGGCTAAGGAGAGGGATCTAGTAGAGTTGGGCATGGCACTCGACGCAGATTCAAACATGAAAGAAGATAAGGAAACAAGTAAGAAGTGGAGGGCAGATTCGACACTGATCAGCTCAGATTCGACGATGGAAGAAAACCCTGCACCGCCTGAGATGTGGGTGCCAGAAACCTCGCCAATCTTCGCAGATACTAAGATGGCAATAGACATCAGCTCATATTTCACAATGAAAGAATGCCGTGCATCGCCGTGGGCGCGAGAATCCATCATGTTAGGCATGCCAATCACCGCAGAAGCGAGCATGGAAAGAGAGAAGGGGACgcttgatgaagatgaagatgaagatgaagatgaagatgatttGTTTGTAGGCATGCCAATCTCCGCAGATGCGAACATGGAAACAGAAAGGACAATGCTTCTTGTAAGAAATATAAGTGCTCCTTCCACACACGGACCCCACGCCCCCgctgatgaagatgaagatgcgGAGCATAAGAAATTAATGGACCGCCGCATGCACGCGCTAGCGACCCAAGGAAATGTTGATggctttattaaaattttaggcTCGATATCCTCCGAACAGAACCCACTTCTCTGCCAAGTTAGTCCCCGGaaaaacacatgcctccacatAGCAGCAAGCTTTGGACACCATGATCTTGCCAAGTACATCGTGAAAGAGTGTCCagatcttataaaaaataaaaactccaaAGGCGACACGGCACTTCATATTGCTGCTAGAAAAAGGAATTTATCTTTCGTTAAGATTGTCATGGATTCATGCCCTTCTGGAGGTGGCGCATCCCAAGATGTAGAGAAGGCTGAGCCTTCATTGCTGGGAATTGGTAACAAAGAAGGAAATACAGTGTTGCATGAGGCACTGATAAACCGTTGCAAACAAGAAGAGGTGGTGGAGATCCTTATTAAGGCAGATCCCCAAGTGGCTTATTATCCGAATAAGGAGGGAAAGTCACCATTGTATCTAGCTGCAGAATCACACTACTTCCACGTCGTAGAGGCTATAGGAAACTCTGAAGTTGAGGAGCGCATGAAGAACAGAGACCGCAAAGCAGTCCATGGTGCCATTATGGGAAAGAATAAGG AGATGTTGGAAAAAATACTGGCCATGAGGCTCGTCCACCAAAAAGACGAAGATGGAAGGACTCCACTTCATTGTGCAGCATCCATTGGATATCTCGAAGGAGTTCAAATGCTGTTAGACCAATCTAACTTGGATCCATATCGAACGGACTCTCATGGCTTCTGTCCCATCCAtgttgcatcaatgagaggcAATGTGGACATTGTCAAAAAGTTGCTCCAGGTCTCCTCTGACTCAGTAGAGTTGCTAAGCAAACTCGGTGAGAACATTCTTCATGTGGCAGCCAGGTATGGTAAAGACAATGTAGTCAATTTTGTGCTCAAAGAAGAAAGGCTTGAGAACTTTATAAATGAGAAGGACAAGGCTGGATACACGCCACTGCATTTGGCAACCATGCATAGACATCCCAAGGTCGTAAGCTCTTTAACATGGGATAAAAGAGTTGATGTGAATCTTGTGAATGATTTAGGCCAGACTGCTTTGGACATTGTATTATCAGTGGAGCCTCCAACTACATTTGACCAG GCACTAATTTGGACAGCACTCAAATCTGCTGGTGCACGACCAGCGGGAAATTCAAAGTTCCCACCCAATAGACGTTGTAAACAGTACTCTGAATCACCTAAAATGGACAAGTACAAGGACAGGGTAAACACTCTTTTGTTGGTTTCGACCCTTGTTGCCACAGTGACATTTGCTGCTGGTTTTACCATGCCAGGTGGCTACAACAGCTCCGACCCAAATGTCGGCATGGCTGCCTTGCTGATGAGAAATATGTTCCAAATGTTCGTCATCTGCAATACCACTGCTATGTATACCTCCATCCTCGCGGCAATCATCCTCATCTGGGCACAGTTAGGTGATCTCAATTTGATGGATACTGCCCTCAGATTTGCATTGCCATTCTTGGGGTTGGCCCTTACTGCGATGTCCTTAGGCTTCATGGCAGGTGTTTACCTGGTGGTCAGTAATCTTCATTGGCTTGCAATTGTTGTCGTCATTATTGGAATCATCTGCCTTGTCGGTCTCCTAGTAcccttttttttacttttcctcccAAGTAAGTCTACTAATCGTATCCTTAGGCACATCTCCTATTATCCGTTTCTTATATTGGTATGGGCATCTAAAAGCCCCGAAATGAAACGGGAAGATTAG
- the LOC109123466 gene encoding uncharacterized protein LOC109123466, with amino-acid sequence MRQDDLMMNFERLRKQGRGERWKTGKQRQKQPKKQAILAISELKDAKLLEDYVTASSMDPDLYRATIQGDILEFIKAVEQGPDNRHAGVPAASCIQVTPQKNTVLHLATIFGHDEIVKLISKDLPFLVMERNCRGDTALHIAARAGNSLLVNLLINSTEGVLGVKNETGNTALHEALQHRHEEVAWNIINKDRNMYCSVNKEGKSLLYLAAEAGYANLVRFIMENPAGNYSIEGKLENKPSVKAAILGKNTDVLKIMWERDQSSFNLRCEEGRNPLHYAASIGFVEGINYFLDKYCIAAYQGDKDGLSPIHIAAIKGHFHIIQEMLQHRPDLMELLTCKGQNTLHVAWYLTFNYFMLMVVWYLTFNEQWLTFGEMYLLVRGWDSPINKELGADSNKEEGGEGQMAPHMPFSADVDMDRDRSAPYRYKHIVPAISADRSAPSTHVGMARDRSGPSTHVGMARDRSAPSTHVGMARDRKILSQVSPRNNTCLHIAVRFGHHELAEYIVKECPDLIKKTNSTGDTALHIAARKKDLSFVKFAMDSCPSGSGASRDVEKAEHPLLIIVNKEGNTVLHEALINRCKQEEVVEILIKADPQVAHYPNKEGKSLLFLAAEAHYFHVVEAIGKPKVEKHMNINRDREAKPAVHGAILGKNKEMLEKILALKIVHQRDEHGRTPLHYAASIGYLEGVQTLLAKDQSNFDRYHRDDEGFLPIHVASMRGYVDIVKELLQVSSDSIELLSKHGENILHVAAKYGKDNVVDFLLKKKGVEYHTAFDIAVSVEHPTSLHQRLIWTALKSTGARRAGNSKVPPKLPKSPNTDQYKDRVNTLLLVSTLVATVTFAAGFTMPGGYNSSDPSAGMAIFLMRNMFHMFVICNTIAMYTSILAAIIFIWAQLRDLNLMDTAFRFALPLLGLALYAMSFGFMAGVSLVVSNLHWLAIVVFIIGIICLFSLSVPFLLLFLPSKSTNRILRYISYYPFLILVWASESPEIKQED; translated from the exons ATGAGACAAGACGATTTAATGATGAATTTTGAGAGGCTAAGAAAGCAGGGGAGGGGAGAAAGATGGAAGACAGGGAAACAAAGGCAAAAACAACCCAAGAAGCAAGCCATCTTGGCAATCTCTGAGCTTAAGGATGCCAAATTATTGGAGGACTATGTGACAGCTAGTTCCATGGATCCTGATTTGTACAGAGCTACGATACAAGGAGACATTCTTGAATTCATAAAAGCCGTGGAACAAGGACCAGACAATAGACACGCTGGTGTACCTGCTGCATCTTGTATCCAAGTGACCCCTCAGAAGAACACAGTTCTTCACCTAGCAACGATCTTTGGACATGACGAGATTGTAAAACTCATTTCTAAGGACTTGCCCTTTCTTGTCATGGAAAGAAATTGCAGAGGTGACACTGCACTTCACATTGCAGCCAGAGCTGGCAATTCACTGCTAGTGAATTTGTTGATTAATTCAACAGAAGGGGTTTTGGGTGTGAAGAATGAGACGGGTAATACCGCATTGCATGAGGCATTGCAACATCGTCATGAAGAGGTGGCCTGGAATATAATTAACAAGGACAGAAATATGTATTGTTCTGTCAATAAGGAAGGAAAATCTTTGTTGTATTTGGCCGCAGAAGCAGGATATGCAAATCTTGTTAGGTTTATAATGGAAAATCCTGCAGGAAACTACAGCATTGAAGGAAAGCTCGAGAACAAACCATCTGTGAAAGCTGCCATTCTTGGGAAGAATACAG ATGTTCTCAAGATAATGTGGGAAAGAGATCAATCATCCTTCAATTTAAGATGTGAAGAAGGGAGGAACCCTCTTCACTATGCAGCATCTATTGGTTTTGTTGAAGGAATCAATTACTTTTTAGACAAATACTGTATCGCTGCTTACCAAGGGGACAAAGATGGCCTCTCTCCTATTCATATAGCAGCCATCAAAGGTCATTTCCACATAATTCAAGAGATGCTCCAGCATCGCCCAGATTTGATGGAGCTGCTCACTTGCAAAGGCCAGAATACCCTTCATGTCGCATGGTACTtgactttcaattattttatgctGATGGTGGTATGGTACTTGACTTTCAATGAACAATGGTTAACTTTTGGTGAGATGTATTTGCTG GTGAGAGGTTGGGACTCTCCGATCAATAAGGAACTCGGAGCAGATTCGAACAAGGAAGAAGGCGGGGAAGGGCAGATGGCACCACACATGCCATTCTCCGCAGATGTGGACATGGATAGAGATAGAAGTGCTCCTTACAGGTATAAACACATCGTCCCTGCAATCTCCGCAGATAGAAGTGCTCCTTCCACACATGTGGGCATGGCTAGAGATAGAAGTGGTCCTTCCACACATGTGGGCATGGCTAGAGATAGAAGTGCTCCTTCCACACATGTGGGCATGGCTAGAGATAGAA AAATCCTCTCCCAAGTTAGCCCCCGGAACAACACATGCCTCCACATAGCAGTAAGATTTGGACACCATGAGCTTGCCGAGTACATCGTGAAAGAGTGTCCAGACCTTATCAAAAAGACAAACTCCACAGGCGACACTGCACTTCATATTGCTGCTAGAAAAAAGGATTTATCTTTCGTTAAGTTTGCCATGGATTCATGTCCTTCTGGAAGTGGCGCATCCCGAGATGTAGAGAAGGCTGAGCATCCATTGCTGATCATTGTTAACAAAGAAGGAAATACAGTGTTGCATGAGGCACTGATAAACCGTTGCAAACAAGAAGAGGTGGTGGAGATCCTTATTAAGGCAGATCCCCAAGTGGCTCATTATCCGAATAAGGAGGGAAAGTCGCTATTGTTTCTAGCTGCAGAAGCACACTACTTCCATGTCGTCGAGGCTATAGGAAAACCTAAAGTCGAGAAGCACATGAACATTAACAGAGACCGCGAAGCCAAGCCGGCAGTCCATGGTGCCATTCTGGGAAAGAATAAAG AGATGTTGGAAAAAATACTAGCCCTGAAGATCGTCCACCAAAGAGATGAACATGGAAGGACTCCACTTCATTATGCGGCATCGATTGGATATCTTGAAGGAGTTCAAACGCTGTTAGCTAAAGACCAATCTAACTTCGATCGATATCATAGGGACGACGAAGGCTTCTTACCCATCCAtgttgcatcaatgagaggcTATGTAGACATCGTCAAAGAGTTGCTCCAGGTCTCCTCTGACTCAATAGAATTGCTTAGCAAACACGGTGAGAACATTCTTCATGTGGCAGCCAAGTATGGTAAAGATAATGTAGTCGATTTTCTgctgaaaaaaaaaggggttgaGTACCAC ACTGCTTTCGACATTGCTGTATCAGTGGAGCATCCAACTTCATTGCACCAG AGACTAATTTGGACAGCACTCAAGTCTACTGGTGCACGACGAGCCGGAAATTCAAAGGTCCCACCAAAACTGCCTAAATCACCTAATACGGACCAGTACAAGGACAGAGTAAACACTCTCTTGTTGGTTTCGACCCTTGTTGCCACCGTGACATTTGCTGCTGGTTTTACCATGCCAGGAGGCTACAACAGCTCTGATCCAAGTGCCGGCATGGCTATCTTTCTGATGAGAAATATGTTCCATATGTTCGTCATCTGCAATACCATTGCTATGTATACCTCCATCCTCGCGGCAATCATCTTCATCTGGGCACAGTTACGTGATCTCAATTTGATGGATACTGCCTTCAGATTTGCATTGCCATTATTGGGGCTGGCCCTTTATGCAATGTCCTTCGGCTTCATGGCAGGTGTTTCCTTGGTGGTCAGTAATCTTCATTGGCTTGCAATTGTTGTCTTCATTATTGGAATCATCTGCCTTTTCAGTCTCTCAGTACCCTTTCTTTTACTCTTCCTCCCAAGTAAGTCTACTAATCGTATCCTTAGGTACATCTCCTATTATCCGTTCCTTATACTGGTATGGGCATCTGAAAGCCCCGAAATCAAACAGGAAGATTAG